From a region of the Corallococcus coralloides DSM 2259 genome:
- a CDS encoding J domain-containing protein, whose amino-acid sequence MQAVLYFSDKQVREKLFSFVDAAQGLLLVAGVRHGAAMTRPPQAREPFAALEDLFGHVLSQVIVADEGTTEGMWRDPLGDLGDRLYPEDKKRAYAAATGYVLLEGGKPRAVVRKHASPAEDLWFLQEALSRLSHSIPAPDPEKRPGHRRPEPAPRAPPRYGPASDSGAPEEPADPWRRSSARGDASSRGSTGARPGSGRARVWQADEATPPRGSRAVAAEPETKDPWTVLGIERGTPKDEARKAFRTLIAQYHPDKVAHLAPEFHALAERRTREILDAWEALERDAD is encoded by the coding sequence GTGCAGGCCGTTCTCTACTTCTCCGACAAGCAGGTCCGCGAGAAGCTCTTCTCGTTCGTGGACGCGGCGCAGGGGCTGCTGCTGGTGGCCGGCGTGCGCCACGGCGCGGCGATGACGCGTCCACCGCAGGCGCGCGAGCCCTTCGCGGCGCTGGAGGACCTGTTCGGGCACGTCCTGTCGCAGGTCATCGTGGCGGACGAAGGCACCACGGAAGGCATGTGGAGGGATCCGCTGGGGGACCTGGGCGACCGGCTCTATCCGGAGGACAAGAAGCGCGCCTACGCGGCGGCCACGGGCTACGTGCTGCTGGAGGGCGGCAAGCCGCGCGCGGTGGTGCGCAAGCATGCGAGTCCCGCTGAGGATTTGTGGTTCCTCCAGGAGGCCCTGAGTCGCCTGTCTCACAGCATCCCCGCGCCCGACCCGGAGAAGCGCCCTGGCCACCGCCGCCCCGAGCCCGCGCCCAGGGCTCCGCCGCGCTACGGTCCCGCGAGTGACAGCGGAGCGCCGGAGGAACCCGCGGATCCCTGGCGCCGCTCCAGCGCTCGCGGCGATGCGTCCTCGCGAGGGAGCACTGGCGCCCGCCCGGGTTCTGGCAGGGCCCGCGTGTGGCAGGCCGACGAAGCCACGCCCCCGCGCGGCAGCCGTGCCGTCGCGGCCGAGCCCGAGACGAAGGACCCCTGGACGGTGCTGGGCATCGAGCGGGGCACTCCCAAGGACGAGGCGCGCAAGGCGTTCCGCACGCTCATCGCGCAGTACCACCCGGACAAGGTGGCCCACCTGGCGCCGGAGTTCCACGCGCTCGCGGAACGCCGCACGCGCGAAATCCTGGACGCGTGGGAGGCGCTGGAGCGCGACGCGGACTAG
- a CDS encoding DUF3037 domain-containing protein: MPTPSSFDYAIIRLVPRVEREEFINVGVVLFCVQHRFLGARVELDVARLKALSPDADVELLAGHLESFRRVCVGGKDAGPIGRLPQKERWHWLVAPRSTMLQTGPVHAGLCDDPDRALEHLLDTMVRVKPAP; the protein is encoded by the coding sequence GTGCCCACGCCCAGCTCGTTTGATTACGCCATCATCCGGCTGGTGCCTCGCGTGGAGCGCGAGGAGTTCATCAACGTGGGCGTCGTCCTCTTCTGCGTGCAGCACCGCTTCCTGGGCGCGCGCGTGGAGCTGGACGTGGCGCGGCTGAAGGCGCTGTCACCGGACGCGGACGTGGAGCTGCTCGCGGGCCACCTGGAGAGCTTCCGCCGCGTGTGCGTGGGCGGGAAGGACGCGGGGCCCATTGGGCGGCTGCCGCAGAAGGAGCGCTGGCACTGGCTGGTGGCGCCGCGGAGCACCATGCTCCAGACGGGCCCGGTGCACGCGGGCCTGTGTGACGACCCGGACCGCGCGCTGGAGCACCTGCTGGACACGATGGTGCGGGTGAAGCCCGCTCCGTGA
- a CDS encoding endonuclease/exonuclease/phosphatase family protein, translated as MEPSALRIVTYNVRYFGHMLRGLASTLGPKRRVAAALATLDPLPDIVCLQEVETSSLRSNIVHRPTRPGETQLEAFMTRVEETFALQGRDMPYEAFYFRAHHYKVGELSLYTTGLAMLVNTRTLQVDRHNVEAPEHITHHHVQGLKERKQSRICAHMRVIRRADQRAFHIFNTHLSLPTPFAREFWATRDKMGCGVNQLHEAKKLTGFIGLHAKEEPFVVCGDFNSPPSSPVFRYLTGDAHLTCAQAAVGQINPTLSRAFPTAGFMHMRMHLDHLFSGGGVSWLDTEETRPFGDLTSRFHGLSDHVPLIARFRLAAPAPALVT; from the coding sequence ATGGAGCCGTCAGCGCTGCGCATCGTCACGTACAACGTCCGCTACTTCGGCCACATGCTGAGGGGGCTCGCGAGCACCCTGGGCCCCAAGCGCCGGGTGGCTGCCGCCCTGGCCACCCTGGACCCGCTGCCGGACATCGTCTGCCTCCAGGAGGTGGAGACCTCCTCGCTGCGCAGCAACATCGTGCACCGGCCCACCCGCCCGGGTGAGACGCAGCTGGAAGCCTTCATGACGCGCGTGGAGGAGACGTTCGCCCTCCAGGGGAGGGACATGCCCTACGAGGCGTTCTACTTCCGCGCGCACCACTACAAGGTGGGGGAGCTGTCGCTGTACACGACGGGGCTGGCGATGCTCGTCAACACGCGCACGCTCCAGGTGGACCGGCACAACGTGGAGGCGCCGGAGCACATCACGCACCACCACGTGCAGGGGCTCAAGGAGCGCAAGCAGAGCCGCATCTGCGCGCACATGCGCGTCATCCGCCGCGCGGACCAGCGCGCGTTCCACATCTTCAACACGCACCTGAGCCTGCCCACGCCGTTCGCCCGCGAGTTCTGGGCCACGCGCGACAAGATGGGCTGCGGCGTCAACCAGCTCCACGAGGCGAAGAAGCTCACGGGCTTCATCGGGCTGCACGCGAAGGAGGAGCCGTTCGTGGTGTGCGGGGACTTCAACTCGCCGCCGTCGTCGCCGGTGTTCCGCTACCTCACGGGGGATGCGCACCTGACGTGCGCCCAGGCGGCCGTGGGGCAGATCAACCCGACCCTGTCCCGCGCCTTCCCCACTGCGGGATTCATGCACATGCGCATGCACCTGGACCACCTGTTCTCCGGTGGCGGCGTGAGCTGGCTGGACACGGAGGAGACGCGTCCCTTCGGAGACCTGACCAGCCGCTTCCACGGCCTGTCCGACCACGTGCCGCTCATCGCGCGCTTCCGGCTGGCTGCACCGGCGCCCGCGCTGGTGACCTGA
- a CDS encoding PAS domain-containing sensor histidine kinase, whose amino-acid sequence MAAGAARELEAILDAAVDPFIACGPDERILHINAATERLLGWDREQLVGRPVTDLFPPRLHHFHGLSLPRYLLSRRKALGGRPTRVFARRRDGVELQVEMTVGATGLDGHERIVFTLRRMHEIIDSLEEPVEHIPGGPRPASHQETVDRLYRLLVENAPLGIFHFDRNPVITACNNLFSSFIGTSKRNLVGLHLLTLRDEGIMTCVRESLAGRPCDYEGDYRSLTTGKVIPVRIRFAPCYAEDGTVEGGVGIVEDITERRRVEAEREENLAQLDLLVRSAPVGIGFLDTNLRYVRVNETLARINGIPAEDHPGRTLPELLGEPGTIAEQGPRHVLRTGEPLVNQESVSDDDLGVPGPRRCFRGSFYPVRTPDGRVLGVGVLIEDITERRRAEEERAHLYREAQEAVRVRDDFLSIASHELKTPLTPLSLRLATLERRLERGENLDPGVLRHARHQLTRLTGLINDLLDASRIEAGRLALHPEATRFDLLVEHTLAGMEGQKGNHTFDFEPPQEPISVHGDTFRLEQVISNLLENALKYSPDGGTIRVRLSLTDDVAVLSVADPGIGIPEDQQQQLFDRYFRARNASTRSYGGLGLGLYISRDIVERHGGRIWVESVPGRGSTFYVALPTLASVRPALPQVWPDRHLH is encoded by the coding sequence ATGGCCGCAGGAGCCGCACGGGAGCTGGAAGCCATCTTGGACGCCGCGGTGGACCCCTTCATCGCGTGCGGTCCGGATGAGCGCATCCTGCACATCAACGCGGCCACGGAGCGGCTGCTGGGCTGGGACCGCGAGCAGCTCGTAGGCAGGCCCGTCACCGACCTCTTCCCGCCCCGCCTGCACCACTTCCACGGCCTCAGCCTGCCGCGCTACCTGCTGTCGCGCCGCAAGGCGCTCGGCGGGCGGCCCACGCGCGTCTTCGCCCGGCGGCGGGACGGCGTGGAGCTGCAGGTGGAAATGACCGTGGGCGCCACCGGCCTGGACGGGCATGAGCGCATCGTCTTCACGCTGCGCCGGATGCACGAGATCATCGACTCGCTGGAGGAGCCGGTGGAGCACATCCCCGGCGGCCCCCGCCCGGCCTCGCATCAGGAGACGGTGGACCGGCTCTACCGGCTGCTCGTGGAGAACGCGCCCCTGGGCATCTTCCACTTCGACCGCAACCCCGTCATCACCGCGTGCAACAACCTCTTCTCGAGCTTCATCGGCACGTCGAAGCGCAACCTGGTGGGCCTGCACCTGCTCACGCTGCGCGACGAGGGCATCATGACCTGCGTGCGCGAGTCACTGGCCGGCCGTCCCTGCGACTACGAAGGCGACTACCGCTCGCTCACCACCGGCAAGGTCATCCCCGTGCGCATCCGCTTCGCCCCCTGCTACGCAGAGGACGGCACCGTGGAGGGCGGCGTCGGCATCGTGGAGGACATCACCGAGCGCCGCCGCGTGGAGGCCGAGCGCGAGGAGAACCTGGCCCAGCTGGACCTGCTCGTGCGCAGCGCGCCGGTGGGCATCGGCTTCCTGGACACGAACCTGCGCTACGTGCGCGTCAACGAAACGCTCGCGCGCATCAATGGCATCCCCGCGGAGGACCACCCGGGCCGCACGCTGCCGGAGCTGCTCGGAGAGCCGGGCACCATCGCGGAGCAGGGGCCCCGCCACGTGCTGCGCACCGGTGAGCCCCTGGTGAACCAGGAGTCCGTCTCCGACGACGACCTGGGCGTCCCCGGCCCCCGGCGCTGCTTCCGGGGCAGCTTCTATCCCGTGCGCACCCCCGACGGCCGCGTCCTGGGCGTGGGCGTCCTCATCGAGGACATCACCGAGCGCAGGCGCGCGGAGGAGGAGCGCGCGCACCTGTACCGCGAGGCCCAGGAGGCCGTCCGCGTGCGCGACGACTTCCTCTCCATCGCGAGCCACGAACTGAAGACGCCGCTGACGCCCCTGAGCCTGCGCCTGGCCACGCTGGAGCGCCGCCTGGAGCGTGGCGAGAACCTGGACCCCGGCGTGCTGCGCCACGCACGCCACCAGCTCACGCGCCTCACCGGCCTCATCAACGACCTGCTGGATGCCTCGCGCATCGAAGCAGGCCGGCTGGCCCTGCACCCGGAGGCCACCCGCTTCGACCTGCTGGTGGAGCACACGCTCGCCGGCATGGAAGGCCAGAAGGGCAACCACACCTTCGACTTCGAACCTCCCCAGGAGCCCATCTCCGTCCACGGCGACACGTTCCGGCTGGAGCAGGTCATCTCCAACCTGCTGGAGAACGCGCTCAAGTACAGCCCCGACGGCGGCACCATCCGCGTGCGGCTGTCCCTGACGGACGACGTCGCGGTGCTGTCCGTGGCGGACCCGGGCATCGGCATCCCGGAGGATCAGCAGCAGCAGCTCTTCGACCGCTACTTCCGCGCGCGCAACGCCTCCACCCGCTCCTACGGCGGGCTGGGCCTGGGCCTCTACATCAGCCGCGACATCGTGGAGCGCCACGGCGGCCGCATCTGGGTGGAGAGCGTGCCGGGCCGGGGGTCCACCTTCTACGTCGCGCTGCCGACACTCGCCTCCGTGCGGCCCGCCCTCCCGCAGGTGTGGCCTGATCGCCACCTCCACTGA
- a CDS encoding HipA family kinase, whose amino-acid sequence MLRTVTATRYVTPLREGGSLPAIVEANDAGLYVVKFRGAGQGAKALIAELLAGEIARVLGLRVPELVFVELDVSLGRNEPDSEIRELLKSSAGLNLALDYLPRSVTFDPLAVPVPEAQVASAIVAFDAFVTNVDRTPKNPNLLVWHRNLWLIDHGAAMYFHHSWDGWEERSQTRFAPIKDHVLLPWAHGLAEAGDLLQSRVTREVVERIVGSIPEAWLGQEPAFASTAEHRAAYVTWLMRRLEAAPAFIEEATRAHAQLV is encoded by the coding sequence ATGCTCAGGACGGTCACCGCCACGCGCTACGTGACGCCCTTGCGCGAGGGGGGCTCATTGCCCGCCATCGTGGAGGCGAACGACGCGGGGCTCTATGTCGTGAAGTTCCGTGGGGCGGGCCAGGGGGCCAAGGCGCTCATCGCGGAGTTGCTGGCGGGAGAGATTGCTCGCGTGCTGGGCCTGCGGGTGCCGGAGCTGGTGTTCGTGGAGCTGGACGTGTCGCTGGGGCGCAACGAGCCGGACAGCGAAATCCGCGAGCTGCTCAAGTCGAGCGCGGGGTTGAACCTGGCGCTGGACTACCTGCCGCGCTCGGTGACGTTCGACCCGCTGGCGGTGCCGGTGCCGGAGGCGCAGGTGGCGTCCGCCATCGTGGCGTTCGACGCGTTCGTGACGAACGTGGACCGCACGCCGAAGAACCCCAATCTCCTGGTGTGGCACCGCAACCTCTGGCTCATCGACCACGGGGCGGCGATGTACTTCCACCACTCGTGGGACGGGTGGGAGGAGCGCAGCCAGACGCGCTTCGCGCCCATCAAGGACCACGTGCTCTTGCCATGGGCGCACGGGCTGGCGGAGGCCGGAGACCTGCTCCAGTCGCGGGTGACGCGGGAGGTGGTGGAGCGCATCGTGGGGTCCATTCCGGAGGCGTGGCTGGGCCAGGAGCCCGCGTTCGCGTCCACCGCGGAGCACCGCGCGGCGTACGTGACGTGGCTGATGCGCAGGCTGGAAGCGGCGCCGGCATTCATCGAGGAGGCGACGCGTGCCCACGCCCAGCTCGTTTGA
- a CDS encoding alpha/beta hydrolase yields MREPRTAAVLLALSLLGMGCAGARSTPPAVPGPLVYKSEAVGAPKPEALLVALHFSGSTPAFWDAPVQSLGIPVRTLLPQGPRPRRDGFTWFQADHEEKTWEGKTEDVERMAERLAELIREVRAAHPELRRVVVTGFSYGGDLAWMLAIRHPELVDAAVPMGTRLLGDPGQEPPVSRKVLVLQGEQDAIIPVQHTRERVAELQGRGVPIDVRTYPDLGHDVSPALLEDWRAFLRQSLQGQID; encoded by the coding sequence ATGCGTGAACCCCGAACCGCCGCCGTGCTGCTCGCCCTGTCCTTGCTGGGGATGGGCTGTGCTGGAGCCCGGAGCACGCCTCCGGCGGTGCCTGGCCCGCTCGTCTACAAGAGCGAGGCGGTGGGCGCTCCGAAGCCCGAGGCGCTGCTCGTGGCCCTGCACTTCTCCGGGTCCACGCCCGCGTTCTGGGACGCGCCCGTCCAGTCGCTGGGCATCCCGGTGCGCACGCTGCTGCCCCAGGGCCCCAGGCCCCGCCGCGACGGCTTCACGTGGTTCCAGGCCGACCACGAGGAGAAGACGTGGGAGGGGAAGACGGAGGACGTGGAGCGCATGGCGGAGCGGCTCGCGGAGTTGATTCGCGAGGTCCGGGCGGCGCATCCGGAGCTCCGCCGCGTCGTGGTGACGGGGTTCTCCTACGGGGGAGACCTGGCGTGGATGCTGGCCATCCGGCACCCGGAGCTGGTGGACGCGGCGGTGCCCATGGGGACGCGGCTGCTGGGCGACCCGGGCCAGGAGCCGCCTGTGTCACGGAAGGTGCTGGTGCTCCAGGGGGAGCAGGACGCCATCATCCCCGTGCAGCACACGCGCGAGCGGGTCGCGGAGCTGCAAGGCCGGGGTGTCCCCATCGACGTGAGGACCTACCCGGACCTGGGCCACGACGTGTCGCCCGCGTTGCTCGAGGACTGGCGCGCGTTCCTGCGCCAGTCGTTGCAGGGGCAGATCGACTGA
- a CDS encoding DUF488 domain-containing protein yields the protein MIRLQRVYDEHGPDSRAGTRFLVDRLWPRGLKKADLHLDGWPREVGPSTELRRWFAHDVERWDEFRRRYTRELDAHHDAWEPLLEAARQGRVTLLFGARDTEHNNAVVLKDYLEARLKRPARTKPRRTVH from the coding sequence ATGATTCGACTCCAGCGCGTTTATGACGAGCACGGCCCGGACTCTCGGGCGGGGACCCGCTTCCTGGTGGACCGGCTGTGGCCTCGGGGGCTCAAGAAGGCGGACCTCCATCTGGACGGCTGGCCTCGCGAGGTGGGGCCCAGCACGGAGCTGCGGCGGTGGTTCGCCCACGACGTGGAGCGCTGGGACGAGTTCCGGCGCCGGTACACCCGCGAGCTGGACGCGCACCACGACGCGTGGGAGCCGCTGCTCGAGGCCGCGCGACAGGGCCGAGTCACCCTGCTCTTCGGTGCCCGCGACACCGAGCACAACAACGCCGTGGTGTTGAAGGACTACCTGGAGGCCCGGCTGAAGCGCCCCGCGCGAACGAAGCCGCGCCGCACGGTGCACTAG
- a CDS encoding M1 family aminopeptidase produces MRCCHRHAPAAAGSSDPHPFSLPGATEHYAAPRPVRAEHVRIELDLDFTQRALAGTCTTRVSAVRTVSTVTFDAVDLDVIEARVDGRSVPFSNSGAHVRVELPRALDAGQACDIALTYRARPRRGLYFWGPDAGYPDRPLQAWTQGQDIDARCWFPCLDTPAQKATSEVIATFPATMTSLSNGVLVSDVTTGERRTQHHRMAQPHAPYLVTLVVGEFDEATDTAGTTPLRYLFPKGRREDALRCVARTPQMIAAYESITGEPYPWSGYAQVFVTEFILGGMEHTTATTLVDTVLHDARAHLDYNAEPLISHELAHQWFGDLLTCRDWPHGWLNEGFATYFEVLWKERGDNRDEADHHRALDLEAYLSETRERYARPIVARKFQAPMDLFDRHLYEKGGLVLHELRRRVGDDLFVRALRHYVASHRHGVVETVDLARAFEEATGHNLDPVFDQYVFSPGHPELKVEVRYEADDARLRITVRQTQRTDSGTPVFRLPLEVAVTVNGEDTRHRLELTDAEHRFHLPCPAAPTQVRVDPRRDVLGMLDVDKAVGLWREELANAPEARARTEAAHALGKDGGLRSVEALGRALKDAKLFWATRAACAKALGRIRTPEARALLLDAVATEHPRVRRAVVSALGEFRHDVEAAGSLRALLEAGDASYFVEAEAARALGRVRAPDALPLLEAATARPSFQDVIGAGAMDGLAETQDPAAFPVAVARTAYGQPAFLRRAAVSTVAKLAEVANRKREAVDLFAQLLRDPQFRVQLAVCDAASTLGDRRLLPALEGTTFSDPRTRRYAREAVRALREGAPQAREVASLREELDALKQETRTLREKLETLTLNAQPAAPARKPVRKPAAKRGRTTPKRRR; encoded by the coding sequence ATGCGCTGCTGCCACCGCCACGCCCCTGCCGCCGCCGGGTCCTCCGACCCGCATCCGTTCAGCCTCCCCGGCGCCACCGAGCACTACGCCGCGCCCCGCCCCGTGCGCGCCGAGCACGTGCGCATCGAGCTGGACCTGGACTTCACCCAGCGCGCCCTGGCCGGCACCTGCACCACCCGCGTGTCCGCCGTCCGCACCGTGTCCACCGTCACCTTCGACGCCGTGGACCTGGACGTCATCGAGGCCCGCGTCGACGGCCGCTCCGTCCCCTTCTCCAACTCCGGCGCGCACGTGCGCGTGGAGCTGCCCCGCGCGCTCGACGCGGGCCAGGCGTGCGACATCGCGCTCACCTACCGCGCCCGCCCCCGCCGCGGCCTCTACTTCTGGGGACCCGACGCGGGCTACCCCGACCGCCCGCTCCAGGCGTGGACGCAGGGCCAGGACATCGACGCGCGCTGCTGGTTCCCCTGCCTGGACACGCCCGCGCAGAAGGCCACGTCGGAGGTCATCGCCACCTTCCCGGCGACCATGACGTCGCTGTCCAACGGCGTGCTCGTCAGCGACGTCACCACCGGCGAGCGGCGCACCCAGCACCACCGCATGGCGCAGCCGCACGCGCCCTACCTCGTCACGCTGGTGGTGGGCGAGTTCGACGAGGCCACCGACACCGCCGGCACCACGCCGCTGCGCTACCTGTTCCCCAAGGGCCGCCGCGAGGACGCGCTCCGGTGCGTGGCGCGCACGCCGCAAATGATTGCCGCGTACGAGTCCATCACCGGTGAGCCCTACCCGTGGAGCGGCTACGCGCAGGTGTTCGTCACGGAGTTCATCCTGGGCGGCATGGAGCACACCACCGCCACCACGCTGGTGGACACCGTGCTGCACGACGCGCGGGCGCACCTGGACTACAACGCCGAGCCGCTCATCTCCCACGAGCTGGCGCACCAGTGGTTCGGCGACCTGCTCACCTGCCGCGACTGGCCCCACGGCTGGCTCAACGAGGGCTTCGCCACCTACTTCGAGGTGCTCTGGAAGGAGCGCGGCGACAACCGGGACGAGGCCGACCACCACCGGGCGCTCGACCTGGAGGCCTACCTCTCCGAGACGCGCGAGCGCTACGCGCGCCCCATCGTCGCCCGGAAGTTCCAGGCGCCCATGGACCTGTTCGACCGCCACCTCTACGAGAAGGGCGGGCTGGTGCTCCACGAGCTGCGCCGCCGCGTGGGGGATGACCTCTTCGTGCGCGCCCTGCGCCACTACGTCGCGTCCCACCGCCACGGCGTGGTGGAGACGGTGGACCTGGCGCGCGCCTTTGAAGAAGCCACCGGCCACAACCTGGACCCGGTCTTCGACCAGTACGTCTTCTCCCCCGGCCACCCGGAGCTGAAGGTGGAGGTCCGCTACGAGGCGGACGACGCGCGCCTGCGCATCACCGTGCGCCAGACGCAGCGCACGGATTCGGGCACGCCCGTCTTCCGCCTGCCGCTGGAGGTGGCCGTCACGGTGAACGGCGAGGACACACGCCACCGGTTGGAGCTCACGGACGCGGAGCACCGCTTCCACCTGCCCTGCCCCGCCGCGCCCACGCAGGTGCGCGTGGATCCGCGCCGTGACGTGCTGGGCATGCTGGACGTGGACAAGGCCGTGGGGCTGTGGCGCGAGGAGCTGGCGAATGCCCCGGAGGCCCGCGCGCGCACGGAGGCCGCGCACGCGCTGGGGAAGGACGGAGGCCTGCGCTCGGTGGAGGCGCTGGGCCGCGCGCTGAAGGACGCGAAGCTGTTCTGGGCCACCCGCGCCGCGTGCGCGAAGGCCCTGGGCCGCATCCGCACGCCGGAGGCCCGCGCGCTCCTGCTGGACGCGGTCGCCACCGAGCATCCGCGCGTGCGCCGCGCCGTCGTCTCCGCGCTGGGCGAGTTCCGCCACGACGTGGAGGCGGCGGGGAGCCTGCGCGCGCTGCTGGAGGCCGGGGACGCCAGCTACTTCGTGGAGGCGGAGGCCGCCCGGGCCCTGGGCCGCGTGCGCGCGCCGGATGCGCTGCCCCTGCTGGAGGCCGCCACCGCGAGGCCGTCGTTCCAGGACGTCATCGGCGCGGGCGCGATGGACGGGCTCGCGGAGACGCAGGACCCCGCCGCGTTCCCGGTGGCCGTGGCACGCACCGCGTATGGCCAGCCCGCGTTCCTGCGCCGCGCGGCCGTGAGCACCGTGGCGAAGCTGGCGGAGGTGGCGAACCGCAAGCGCGAAGCGGTGGACCTGTTCGCGCAGCTCCTGCGTGACCCGCAGTTCCGCGTGCAGCTGGCGGTCTGCGACGCGGCCTCCACGCTGGGCGACCGCCGCCTGCTGCCCGCGCTGGAGGGCACGACCTTCAGCGACCCGCGCACCCGCCGCTACGCCCGCGAGGCCGTGCGCGCCCTGCGCGAAGGCGCGCCCCAGGCCCGTGAAGTCGCCTCGCTGCGAGAGGAGCTGGACGCGCTCAAGCAGGAGACGCGCACCCTGCGCGAGAAGCTGGAGACGCTCACGCTGAACGCGCAGCCAGCCGCCCCCGCGCGGAAGCCCGTGCGCAAGCCAGCAGCGAAGCGCGGCCGCACGACGCCCAAGCGTCGGCGCTGA